The window CCCAATCCTTCTGGTTGTGCGTAAAGAAGGCGGGCTGTTCTCTAAAGACGAAACGCAGCAGGTAAACCTGCGTACCCAGGGAGACAGAACGATTGTCGATGGCCTGTTTGACAAGGCATATCTGGTAATTGGCGTCGGTTCGAGCCAGGAAAAAGTAACTATCACAAGGGGCTAATAATGAAAGCAGCAATGAAATTAACCTCTGCTATGGTGCTGGCCGCAAGCCTGTTAATGACTGGCTGTGTCTCTTCGGGTTATGGCAACTATTCAAATGCCAGTATGTTCGCTTCTACGAGCATGGCAGATAACACCGTTGCGCATCTGGCGGCGCTGTATCCTCCGGGACGTACTACGTTCACGATGAAACAGCCTGCCAAAGATCAGTTCGGTTCGGCACTTGTTCAGCGTCTGCGGTCGCGGGGTTATGCCGTTATTGAATTCACGAAAGACGGTAAGCCTCAGAGCGCCCTGGCAAATTCAGGGACCACTCTTGGTTATGTCGTGAACACCGTCGCGCCTAACCTCTACCAGGTCACAACGTATGTTGGTGGCGTCACGTTAAGCCGTGGTTTCGCTCTGGCAACAGACGGAAAAGCATACCCAGCAGGCCCATGGACTCGCGAGGAATAAAGGATGGCTGACCAAGATAAAATGTCCCCCGACGCTTCTCCGGGCGTTGCGAACAAAACCGGTGTACGCCGCGTTAACAAAAGACCTATGTACATTGCTATAGGCTGTGTGGCTGCATTCTGCCTTGTCGTTGCATACGTCGCGAA is drawn from Klebsiella aerogenes and contains these coding sequences:
- a CDS encoding conjugal transfer protein TrbH — its product is MKAAMKLTSAMVLAASLLMTGCVSSGYGNYSNASMFASTSMADNTVAHLAALYPPGRTTFTMKQPAKDQFGSALVQRLRSRGYAVIEFTKDGKPQSALANSGTTLGYVVNTVAPNLYQVTTYVGGVTLSRGFALATDGKAYPAGPWTREE